The following is a genomic window from Calliphora vicina chromosome 5, idCalVici1.1, whole genome shotgun sequence.
AATTCCAACCAAAACTTCAAAGTCAAGTTCATAAAAATTCCTGCAGTAAAAAAATGCAGATTTTTGATTTGAGAAATCAAAGAAGAAAACAGCATAAACctgtaattaaaaacaaacttgtcaacttataaatatgtttgaacatttttaattttcaaatttatgcagctgtgttttaaagttttttattgatttacaTTAGCGTTAAATGATGTTTATTgtcttaataataaattaattaaagttaaaacaaaactataaacattttgctagtctttatttagaaacaaaaaacatttggacaaaatatttaaattgaaataaaaattagagGCGGCAAATATCTATTGATAAAGGGTGTGATTAAAACAAAGtgattaagtaaaaaaattagattgattgctaataaaaataagtaaaacttTTAGTGAAAATGATTTATAGCTGAAATTAAACTAAATGGAGTGACCCAAATCCCttaattctgaaatttaaacaaacaaaactattccaatatatcaaaataaatgacatttagtttaatattttttttgaatttccaccACCCAGTTAGCTAACCTTTTAGACCTTCCCTTTAACTAATTAACTTGCAATATAATTACTCTACAACTATTGTaataataactaaatatttgaaaaaatcgaaaCCGTTCAACATTCATTTCTGTTGCGCTTTTGTCATTTTTCAAACTTCAAAATccataacgaaaaaaaaaaatcaaagattttTCTGCAAACTTATGAAAAATTGTGTCATTAAATATCTATGGTGTGCTAACAGATTGTGACAACTTTATCATAatcataatttataaaaagaaacgtagaaaaatcttttttcattcaatattttttttttagtttttgcttgTAACAACATTTTACTACATGAATAATTTAGTTATCTACAATAgcataatagaaaaaaaatatatgcaaaaaagctaaaaaaacaaGAGCCACACACAATCTTTTTTTTACCTTAAGCAAATGTCTGCCACATACGAGTGTATGTATGTAGCATGCCACATTTAACATCATAGTTTTGTAAACATCTTTtcaattttgtagattttttaagTCTGTTTTGTGATAGAGATCTTGCATAttttataaagtaaaataaattttattagagTAAGTTGATGTATTCTtcagtctgtctgtccgtccgtctgcctGTCTGGCTGTGTgtgataattttaaacattgaaaTGTTAATGTCATTCTTTTTTTCCAATCTCATTTTGTGAGTAGTTAgattatgaaataaattcatTACAATCCACTAAGTCTTTTTGCTATTTAGACTTGCATAAATTGTAAACAgatatcaattaaaataaagatcAGATTGGTTTgagataaaaaaatttagatttgggaaaggaaaatttcaaaatgaagcAATAGCAACCTGACAATAAAAgggagtaaaataaataaaactaaaacaaaacttcaaacataatttaaatattaaaagctTCAAGCTGAATAAAGCTTTTTCACAGAAAATACAAATAAGCATTGAACAAGATTTTCCATTAATAATGCTTTTCTGCAATAAAACCTAGGCAATATTGTGAGAGCTTATTTATGCCTTAAGAAagctttttaagaaatattatcatccttaaaattaaaatgcttTTAATGACCATttcaaaagctttatttataaaGTTTGATTGCGAAAAATTCTTAGAAAGTATTTTTGTAGTATTAGCTTTGTTTACGAAAAAAGcttaatgaaattgttttatttgcaaagcttttaaatggaaaagtcctacttaataaaatttaaatgaaaattttttattaataaaaaaagcttgtaaagttttggtaataaaaaaattataaagcttcaaaaagttttttaaaatatttttaatgaacaagctttatatacattatttaagcttttttcttaactttttaattatgaagCATTATTCATTAgtctattaatattttaatgaaaaggtGATAGGTAACCTTATCCTTTTtacttttaaagctttttaaagattttttttgtagagattttataagctttatttagtaaacctcgattttaaataaaaagctttttaataaaataataaaaatattttaaagaaaaagctttttcattataaagcttttttattataaagctTTTTAAGGACAAAGCTTTtacttttaaagctttttaaagacTTATTTTGTAGAGattttataagctttatttAGTGAACttcgtttttaaataaaaagctttttaataaaataattaaatattttatgacaaagcTTTTTCAGTATAAAGCTTTTTACGGACAAAGCTTATTcattataaaactttttaatgaaattggattgcttataaagttttttaataataaagctTTTTAATGACAAAGCTTTTTCATTATAaagctttttaattaaattgaattactaATAAAGCTTTTTAATGCGAAAATTATTTCATAACAAAGCCTTTTAATGCAAAGCTTTTTAATGACAAAGCTTTTTCATTAGAAagctttttaatgaaaattacattaCTTATAAAGCTTTTTAATGATAAAGCCTTTTCATTTGATAgtatctaataaaaaaaaaaacattatctaTCATTATTAATGAGCAATATCAAACCTTTCAAATTATAAAGcttaatgaaaattacattaCTTATAAAGCTTTTTAATGATAAAGCCTTTTCATTTGATAgtatctaataaaaaaaaaaacattatctaTCATTATTAATGAGCAAtatcaaaacttttaaattataaagcTTTATTCATTCATCTATTaagctttttaacaaaaaatctttatctAGTTTAAAGTAAAGTTTTCCGAttcaaactttttcaaaaaaaaaatatttcttcttttttgttgaaagcttttattagacaaatttaaattgaagcTTCCTAAACATATTCTctagtttttttgttatagtTTCAAAGTTCTAATGATTAAAACTAGCATTCTACCAAAGCTTTAAGCcacatttttgtttcttttacttTAAACAAAGCTTTAATgctttttaacaacaaatatttatctATACTTTAAAGAAAGGTTTTCtgtttcaagaaaaaatatttcttcttttttgctgaaagcttttattagaaaaattaaaattgaagctTCCAAAATGTATGCTGGATTCTTTTGTTATAGTTACAAAGTTCTAATGATTAAAACTGGCATTCTACCAAAGCTTTAAGTCACGTTTTTGACACTTTTACTTTAAACAAAGCTGTAACATAAGATTTCTTAGCAGAACTTTTTACTaattacaattttgtttataagaaATTAACAACTCAATAgtttcaaaactaaatttgaaaaaaagctttctatttaataaactttttttgattgcctcaaaacaaaatatacttAATTTCCCTTTCTCCGTTTTCTTTCTTACAGTGCTTTACCACAATCGCTGTCTTGGCTTGCCTTTCCTTTGTCTCCGCCGAACCTCCAGTACCCCAAAACAACTATTTGCCTCCCAACCAGCAACAGCAGCCCAATAGCAACTACCTGCCACCCTCCAACTCGTATCAGGCTCCCAACAGCAACTATTTGCCCCCCAATCGTGGTGGTGCTGCTGGCGGCGCCCAAGCTCCCTCCAACAGTTATGGTGCTCCCGCTGTAACCGGTGCCATTTTCCCCAAACAAGGCGGTGGCGGTGCTGGCGGTTATGGTGGCAATCAACAATCCAATGGTTATGGTGCTGCTGAGGAAAATTACGGTCCTGCCAAATACGAATTCAAATATGATGTCCAAGACTACGAGTCCGGCAATGATTTCGGTCATATGGAATCTCGTGATGGTGATTTGGCTATTGGCCGTTACTACGTGCTCTTGCCCGATGGCCGCAAACAAATTGTCGATTATGAAGCTGATCAGAATGGTTATCGTCCCACCATCCGTTATGAACAAGTGAATGGCGGTCAAGGTGCTGGCGCTGGCGGTCGTGGTGGCTACAACAATGGCGGTGGTTATGATAGCAacgcacaacaacaacaaggcAAATTTGGTGGTTATCAATAAGGCTaacaaagatttttaaatttaggcTTAAACAAAACAAGAGATTTTATTCTATCACATTTAGTCgttatgaattttgtaataatttagttttaaactcACTCATCAGAAGTTAGAAGGAACAAAGAAAAGCTTAAAAACGACATGAAATGTCTGCAAacataaaaaagcttttctttaaataatcttttcttttcatttatatatacttCTACCTCTAACCGGGTCTTTTAAAACATCTCTcccttttaatacaaaaaagccTTAGCCTTAAGcataccaaccaaccaaccatcgaTCCATCACCATCAACTTGCCATAAAGCTTTTCTTGTTTACTTTTAAGAATTTCTCCGCATCCCCTTCCAAAATGTTTTGGAAAacaagaaaagtttttttgttgtgtttttttgtagattgtttataatactttatttttgtttgtttaaatgtaattaatttttatgaatattgtgCTATCATCACCGTTAAGTGCTTTCATTGTTCTCTATATTGTATATTTCAAAACTCTATTATGCTTACGAATACATTTACAGCATATAAATCacactcatacatacatacatatttacatttatatatatatttacatagaTACCATTACCATTTTAATAATCATTTAAATCTATATTGATGTAGACAAATGTAATATATAATACTCATATTATAatgtaatactttttttttaatacaagtgAAACATCATAgaaatcattataaaaaaaatcatgtaaaaaaagaatttatattattaataaaataaaatgcatttttgtataaaacaaagTAAATTTGAAAGTGGTTTTCTTTTAGTTAAAGAGtatcttaacaaaaatatttttaaagttaaaaagagcttttttaatgtttaaaaaaagcttttttcaaaaagctcatctaaatgttttaaaagtttttataaaaagagcaTGTTTTTAACAAgataaaaaaaggatttttaaatcttttttataaaaacaagcatttttaaaaaacagcttttaaaaaaaattatttaaagtttgtataaaaaatatttttttttaaaaaaaaacatgctttttataaaaaaaaatattttttaaatttttataaaaaaagatttttttggaatttttataaaaaaagcttttttaaaacatttattaaaataacattgtaaacgttttttaaaatattaataaagcatttacaaaaataaaatttttatagaaaatatttttaaagctttaaaatattttaaagctttttaaatgttttataaatatctcaTCATTTTGCTTTTGTATAAAGATTATTaaagctttaataaaaaatagctttaaaaaagtttttattaaaacataattttaaagctttatataaaagaaagatttttaaagctttataaaaACTTCTCTACAGCTTTAGTATAAAATATCTGTATTTATTCCTGCTCAAATTCGATGTCTTttgatcgggataaaatttgcaccaagtctagtcctattggatagtaattcagacacaattttttaacaagttCAGTCAAGTGTTAcatttggccaaacaggtgttttttctcatccatgtagcTTATTTCCAATTATTCTTAGCAAccatcgaaaaaaaattaaaaaaaaaatggaattttttttccaaaattaaaatttgtttttccaaaattaaatttttctccaaaattaaaatttttttgacttttttttcaaaatttttcaacaagatcggtcaagattgaagggggtcaaaatttatCTTTTTGGCCAAACAGGAGTTTTTTCTCACCCATGttattcttagcaaaattttttttttttaaagttaatttgaaattttttggctttttttcaaaaaggtacttttttctcaaaagtaccatttttcgaagaaaaaaatttaaaaaaaatggaattttttttccgaaaattaaattttttttccaaaattaaaaattgtttaacattttctccaaatttttttttaaatttttcaacaagatcggtcaagattAAAGGggtcaaaatttaactttttagccAAACaggagttttttctcatccatgttattcttagcaaaaatttttttttaaaaaaatttaattttgaaatttttttccaaaattaaaaacttgtttggatttttttcaaaatgatcccttttttctcaaaagaaagcttagatattttccttgaaaacttagatcttttcctttaagaccttttTGGCAtccttcgaaaaaaaaatttaaaaaaaaaatggaatatttttttccaaagttaaaatttgttttccaaaattaatattttttttttccaaaatttaaatttttttccaaaattaaaattttttttgacttttttcaaaattttttttataaaaatttttcaacaagatcgtcCAAGAttatagggggtcaaaattgaactttttgcaaaattaaaaacttttttgaaattttttttcaaaatttttttttttttttcaaaatggttccttttttctcaaaagaaagcttagatcttTTCCTTGAAATGCTTTTTGGtagcttagtggaatgcgagttggatatctataaaaataaatgttttgtaactcaaaacataacatttttgcaaaattaaaaactttgacatttttttttaaaaaaattttttgaccaaaagacctttttggtcgattagtgggatatctatcaaaacaaatgttttgtatttttagtagacatacaatttttcgcctttttttcaaaatggacctttttttctgctcaaaagaaagcttaggtctatacctttaagagctttttggtctcttagtcagaataaatattttaactcacagattgtatgtcttgagcaaaacatttattttgatatatatcccactgcATACAAACACTGATCAGAactattttgattctgccccactgtgcagggCAAAAAGTGATTACCAGATTATATACGAAGGGCATGTCAAGAAGTACGTGACTATTT
Proteins encoded in this region:
- the Cpr56F gene encoding pro-resilin, giving the protein MNNVNTKRKPGKLNVVEKCFTTIAVLACLSFVSAEPPVPQNNYLPPNQQQQPNSNYLPPSNSYQAPNSNYLPPNRGGAAGGAQAPSNSYGAPAVTGAIFPKQGGGGAGGYGGNQQSNGYGAAEENYGPAKYEFKYDVQDYESGNDFGHMESRDGDLAIGRYYVLLPDGRKQIVDYEADQNGYRPTIRYEQVNGGQGAGAGGRGGYNNGGGYDSNAQQQQGKFGGYQ